Proteins found in one Nocardia brasiliensis ATCC 700358 genomic segment:
- a CDS encoding DUF397 domain-containing protein: MSVNSGANVDLSGATWRTAGETAGNDSVEVALLAEGHVALRDGKNPDGPVLVFTPAEWAAFTAGVQDGEFDRPQ, translated from the coding sequence GTGAGTGTCAACAGTGGTGCGAATGTCGACCTGTCCGGCGCGACCTGGCGCACGGCGGGCGAAACGGCGGGTAACGACAGCGTCGAGGTGGCGCTGCTGGCCGAGGGACACGTCGCCCTGCGCGACGGCAAGAACCCGGACGGGCCCGTGCTGGTCTTCACACCCGCCGAGTGGGCGGCGTTCACGGCGGGCGTACAGGACGGTGAGTTCGACCGTCCGCAGTAG
- a CDS encoding acyl-CoA dehydrogenase family protein, whose product MATAAKVDATEEQARALVEESRETTWAKPSFAKEMFLGRFRLDLIHPYPRPSAEDAARTEAYLARLRPFCESIDGRVIETEGRIPDEYVKGLAELGCFGLKIPESHGGQGLSQFGYNRALMLVGSAHPSLGVLLSAHQSIGVPEPLKLAGTAEQKAEFLPRCAAGAVSAFLLTEPDVGSDPARMASSAVPTDDGEAYLLNGVKLWTTNGVVAELLVVMARVPKSEGHRGGISAFVVEADSPGITVERRNAFMGLRGIENGVTRMHDVRVPKANLIGREGDGLKIALTTLNAGRLAIPALCTASAKWSLKIAREWSAARVQWGRPVGEHEAVGQKISFIAATTYALEAALDLSAAMCDEARNDIRIEAALAKLWASEMSCTIADELVQIRGGRGYETAASLAARGERAVGAEQLVRDLRINRIFEGSSEIMRLLIAREMADAHMAAAGALVDRKAEFKDKAKAAVGAAGFYAKWFPQLAVGAGTTPATFSEFGVLAKHLRFVERSSRKQARSLMYAMGRWQAGLEYKQNFLGRIVDIAAELFAISAACVRAHALRTANAPEAAAAEELADIFAKQSRVRVRALFDALWDNTDTEDRTLTRGVLDSRYTWLEAGVFDPSEGTGPWIAEWQVGPSTEPNLLRPFLPSTRKPTP is encoded by the coding sequence ATGGCGACTGCCGCGAAAGTCGACGCCACCGAAGAACAGGCCCGCGCACTGGTCGAGGAATCCCGCGAAACCACCTGGGCCAAACCATCGTTCGCCAAGGAGATGTTTCTCGGACGGTTCCGGCTGGATCTGATCCACCCCTACCCACGGCCCAGCGCGGAAGACGCCGCGCGCACCGAGGCCTACCTGGCCCGGCTGCGGCCGTTCTGCGAATCCATCGACGGGCGGGTGATCGAAACCGAGGGCCGGATCCCGGACGAATACGTCAAAGGTCTGGCCGAACTCGGCTGCTTCGGGCTCAAGATTCCGGAATCCCATGGTGGTCAAGGACTTTCCCAGTTCGGCTACAACCGCGCGCTGATGCTCGTCGGCTCCGCGCACCCCAGCCTCGGCGTGCTGCTCTCGGCGCACCAGTCGATCGGCGTGCCCGAACCGCTCAAGCTCGCGGGCACCGCCGAACAGAAGGCCGAGTTCCTGCCCCGCTGCGCCGCGGGCGCGGTGAGCGCGTTCCTGCTCACCGAGCCCGACGTCGGCTCCGACCCGGCCCGGATGGCGAGTTCGGCCGTGCCGACCGACGACGGCGAGGCGTACCTGCTCAACGGGGTCAAGCTGTGGACCACCAACGGCGTGGTCGCCGAACTGCTCGTGGTGATGGCGCGGGTGCCCAAGAGCGAGGGACACCGCGGCGGCATCTCCGCGTTCGTCGTCGAAGCCGACTCGCCGGGCATCACGGTCGAGCGGCGCAACGCGTTCATGGGTCTGCGCGGCATCGAGAACGGCGTCACCAGAATGCACGACGTGCGGGTGCCCAAGGCCAACCTGATCGGGCGCGAGGGCGACGGCCTGAAGATCGCGCTCACCACCCTCAACGCGGGCCGGCTCGCCATCCCCGCGCTGTGCACCGCGTCCGCCAAATGGTCGCTGAAGATCGCCAGGGAATGGAGCGCCGCCCGCGTGCAGTGGGGGCGTCCGGTCGGCGAGCACGAGGCCGTCGGGCAGAAGATATCCTTCATCGCCGCAACGACTTACGCGCTGGAAGCGGCCCTGGATCTCTCCGCCGCCATGTGCGACGAGGCGCGCAACGACATCCGGATCGAGGCGGCCCTGGCCAAACTGTGGGCCAGCGAGATGAGCTGCACCATCGCCGACGAGCTGGTGCAGATCCGCGGTGGCCGCGGCTACGAGACGGCCGCCTCGCTCGCGGCCCGCGGCGAACGAGCGGTCGGCGCCGAACAGCTCGTCCGGGATCTGCGCATCAACCGCATCTTCGAAGGTTCCAGCGAGATCATGCGGCTGCTGATCGCCCGGGAAATGGCCGACGCGCACATGGCCGCGGCCGGTGCACTGGTCGACCGCAAAGCCGAGTTCAAGGACAAGGCGAAAGCGGCCGTGGGCGCGGCAGGTTTCTACGCGAAGTGGTTCCCGCAGTTGGCGGTCGGCGCGGGCACCACACCGGCCACCTTCTCCGAATTCGGGGTGCTGGCAAAGCATTTGCGGTTCGTCGAACGCAGCTCGCGCAAGCAGGCGCGGTCGCTGATGTATGCCATGGGCCGCTGGCAGGCGGGTCTGGAGTACAAGCAGAACTTCCTCGGCCGCATCGTCGATATCGCGGCCGAACTGTTCGCCATCTCGGCGGCCTGCGTACGCGCGCACGCGCTGCGCACCGCGAACGCCCCCGAGGCCGCGGCCGCCGAAGAACTCGCCGACATCTTCGCCAAACAGTCCCGCGTCCGCGTGCGCGCATTGTTCGACGCGCTCTGGGACAACACCGACACCGAAGACCGCACCCTCACCCGCGGCGTCCTCGACAGCCGCTACACCTGGCTCGAAGCAGGCGTCTTCGACCCCAGCGAAGGCACCGGCCCCTGGATCGCCGAATGGCAGGTAGGCCCCTCCACCGAACCAAACCTCCTCCGCCCCTTCCTCCCCTCCACCCGCAAACCCACCCCCTGA
- a CDS encoding alpha/beta fold hydrolase — translation MVVRLFRRSLAVLTVSLLATVPVAGYGSATPGADPAPGGMERFYRQQLAWKPCGIDNLDKAGGECADVLVPLDYGKLDGRTMTVAISRVKAAEPARRQGILLANPGGPGAEGLDSIDLLGDVLSPDVLATHDLIGMDPRGVGESGRSKRCGWPVGEMVRSAGLDLSGFVHDTVQSAGMAAGCLVHDPEMMRQFTTRNTARDMDVVRGVLDEPTLDYYGTSYGTYLGAVFTQLFPARSGRIVLDSAIDPDRYWAGLVQDWGPADENALDDWAAWAATKDETYRFGGTPQQVRATVEQLIRTAARQSIVIDDFAVDDHWLPFVLHGMLMNFRLNDALAQTLREIADAAGGPPAKARTPRLAAILTALRDGENSTLAQIACGDAGVPRDPGWYWRTIEETRTTQPVFGAMAGNIQPCAFWPGPVEAPTVVRNAVPALIVQSTGDPRTPYQHALRLHQQLSASKLVTLRDVRIHLTFRPDLSSCVNEAINTYFAAGALPDTDVDCSADSAAAK, via the coding sequence GTGGTGGTGCGGCTGTTCCGGCGTTCGTTGGCGGTCTTGACGGTGTCGCTGCTGGCCACGGTGCCGGTGGCCGGGTACGGCAGCGCCACGCCCGGCGCTGACCCGGCGCCCGGCGGCATGGAACGGTTCTATCGGCAGCAGCTCGCCTGGAAGCCTTGCGGCATCGACAATCTGGACAAAGCAGGCGGCGAGTGCGCGGACGTGCTGGTGCCGCTGGACTACGGCAAGCTCGACGGCCGCACCATGACGGTGGCGATCTCCCGGGTCAAGGCGGCCGAACCCGCCCGGCGACAAGGGATCTTGCTGGCGAACCCGGGCGGGCCCGGCGCCGAAGGCCTGGACAGCATCGATCTGCTCGGCGACGTGCTGTCCCCGGACGTGCTGGCCACCCATGATCTGATCGGGATGGATCCGCGAGGCGTCGGCGAATCCGGGCGCAGCAAGCGCTGCGGCTGGCCGGTCGGTGAGATGGTCCGGTCGGCGGGCCTGGATCTCTCCGGCTTCGTGCACGACACCGTGCAGTCCGCGGGCATGGCCGCCGGCTGCCTGGTGCACGACCCGGAGATGATGCGGCAGTTCACCACCCGCAACACCGCCCGGGACATGGACGTCGTGCGCGGCGTCCTCGACGAGCCGACGCTCGACTACTACGGCACGTCCTACGGCACCTATCTGGGCGCGGTGTTCACGCAACTCTTTCCGGCCCGCAGCGGGCGGATCGTGCTGGACAGCGCCATCGACCCGGACCGGTATTGGGCGGGGCTGGTGCAGGATTGGGGGCCGGCGGACGAGAACGCGCTGGACGACTGGGCCGCCTGGGCCGCGACGAAGGACGAGACATACCGGTTCGGCGGTACGCCGCAGCAGGTGCGGGCGACGGTCGAGCAGCTGATCCGCACGGCCGCACGGCAGTCGATCGTCATCGATGATTTCGCCGTCGACGACCACTGGCTGCCGTTCGTGCTGCACGGGATGCTGATGAACTTCCGGTTGAACGACGCACTGGCCCAGACCCTCCGGGAGATCGCCGACGCGGCGGGCGGCCCGCCGGCCAAGGCTCGCACGCCCCGGCTCGCCGCGATCCTGACCGCGCTGCGCGACGGCGAGAATTCGACGCTGGCCCAGATCGCCTGCGGTGACGCGGGTGTGCCGCGGGATCCGGGCTGGTATTGGCGCACGATCGAGGAAACCCGCACCACCCAGCCGGTTTTCGGTGCGATGGCGGGCAATATCCAACCGTGCGCGTTCTGGCCGGGACCGGTGGAGGCGCCGACGGTGGTGCGCAATGCGGTGCCCGCGCTGATCGTGCAGTCGACCGGCGACCCGCGCACGCCGTACCAGCACGCGCTACGGCTGCACCAGCAGCTGAGCGCGTCGAAGTTGGTCACGCTGCGAGATGTGCGTATCCACCTGACTTTTCGGCCGGACCTGAGCAGTTGCGTGAACGAGGCGATCAACACCTACTTCGCCGCAGGCGCACTGCCCGACACCGACGTGGACTGCTCCGCCGACAGCGCAGCGGCGAAATAG
- a CDS encoding acetyl-CoA acetyltransferase, with amino-acid sequence MARYYGIGRADADEFAVASHRKAARAWRQGKFAAEVIPVGVIDEPAHGLRGHDRGSEGTGGHRILRDEGVDDEVSAYSLAALRPLRSDGVVTMGNMSAHRRGAAACLVVAEDRLADLGLTPTAYLVGWAAAGSDSGPATLGVAPAVAKLLGRTGLRLDDLDLVEVDEGFAVQVLALTRAWDFDPRERLNVNGSTIALGHPVGATGLRIMTTMLHELARTNGSYGLEAIALGHDHGIAALFESAGSTPVPDVPRGARFHGARPNRRFGRHRA; translated from the coding sequence CTGGCGCGCTACTACGGCATCGGCCGGGCCGACGCCGACGAGTTCGCGGTGGCCAGTCACCGCAAGGCGGCGCGCGCCTGGCGGCAGGGCAAGTTCGCCGCCGAGGTGATTCCGGTGGGGGTGATCGATGAGCCCGCCCATGGCCTGCGCGGGCACGATCGAGGCAGCGAAGGCACTGGGGGCCACCGGATCCTGCGCGATGAGGGGGTCGATGACGAGGTCTCCGCCTACAGCTTGGCGGCGTTGCGCCCGTTGCGGTCGGACGGTGTGGTGACCATGGGCAACATGAGCGCACACCGGCGCGGCGCGGCCGCCTGCCTGGTGGTCGCCGAGGATCGGCTCGCGGATCTCGGCCTGACGCCGACGGCGTACCTGGTCGGCTGGGCCGCGGCCGGAAGTGATTCGGGCCCAGCGACTCTCGGCGTCGCACCGGCCGTGGCCAAGCTGCTCGGGCGCACCGGGCTGCGGCTCGACGACCTCGATCTGGTCGAGGTGGACGAGGGGTTCGCGGTGCAGGTGCTGGCGTTGACGAGGGCCTGGGATTTCGATCCGCGGGAACGGCTCAATGTGAACGGTTCGACCATCGCGCTCGGGCATCCGGTCGGCGCGACCGGCCTGCGCATCATGACCACGATGCTGCACGAACTCGCCCGGACCAACGGGAGTTACGGACTGGAGGCCATCGCGCTCGGCCACGACCACGGCATCGCGGCGCTGTTCGAATCGGCCGGGTCCACCCCGGTGCCGGATGTCCCCCGTGGTGCCCGGTTCCATGGCGCGCGGCCGAATCGTCGCTTCGGCCGGCACCGGGCCTGA
- a CDS encoding DUF397 domain-containing protein gives MSIDLAGAQWFTSTRSGSKDCVEVAFLDGGQVGVRDSKNPGGPALVFTPAEWDIFTSGVAGGEFTRA, from the coding sequence ATGAGTATCGATCTGGCTGGGGCGCAGTGGTTTACGAGCACCCGCAGTGGTAGCAAGGATTGTGTCGAGGTGGCCTTTCTCGACGGCGGGCAGGTCGGCGTGCGCGACAGCAAGAATCCCGGCGGCCCGGCCCTGGTTTTCACCCCCGCGGAATGGGACATATTCACCTCCGGTGTGGCCGGCGGCGAATTCACCCGCGCCTGA
- a CDS encoding helix-turn-helix domain-containing protein, translating into MSGNHDRPSGTESASSTLPRRQLGRYLRDWRTQAGLTIAEASRLMEWGASTLQRLEKGQADRIRTIDIQELCRIYGIPDELADGLKGLAQQAAVKSWWHAYGDLIPENFDVYVGLEASAQQLSSYQSELVLGLLQTADYAKALHRLGYPGDSEAELERRVQLRLQRQALISRRASPATVAVVLHESVLRRVVGGAKVMAAQLRHLADLSTNDNVAVRILPFAAGIPLGDSTGPFTVLEFGTDSKGHPVEPPVVYVEGFTGDLYLERPVDVQRYHRAHACLQRAALDIQTSRHLLRQVAKEFAA; encoded by the coding sequence GTGTCCGGAAATCACGACAGACCGTCCGGTACCGAGAGCGCTTCCTCTACCCTACCGCGCCGGCAGCTGGGCCGGTACCTGCGAGATTGGCGCACCCAGGCGGGTCTCACCATCGCCGAGGCCTCGCGGCTGATGGAGTGGGGCGCAAGCACTTTGCAGCGGTTGGAGAAGGGCCAGGCCGACCGCATCCGCACCATCGATATCCAAGAGCTGTGCCGCATCTACGGCATTCCGGACGAGCTGGCCGACGGTCTCAAGGGCCTGGCCCAGCAGGCCGCGGTCAAGAGCTGGTGGCATGCCTACGGTGACCTGATACCCGAAAACTTCGATGTCTACGTGGGTTTGGAAGCATCGGCCCAGCAACTCAGTTCCTACCAATCGGAACTGGTACTGGGTCTGCTGCAAACCGCGGACTACGCAAAGGCGCTGCATCGTCTCGGCTACCCGGGTGATTCCGAGGCGGAACTGGAACGCCGGGTGCAGTTGCGGTTACAGCGCCAGGCCCTGATCTCCCGGCGGGCCTCCCCCGCGACCGTTGCCGTGGTGTTGCACGAGTCGGTCTTGCGCCGCGTGGTCGGTGGCGCCAAAGTGATGGCGGCGCAGCTACGACATCTTGCGGATTTGAGTACCAACGACAATGTTGCTGTGCGTATCCTGCCGTTCGCGGCCGGCATTCCGCTCGGAGATTCCACGGGGCCTTTCACCGTGCTCGAGTTCGGCACAGATAGCAAGGGACATCCGGTAGAGCCCCCAGTTGTGTATGTAGAAGGTTTCACCGGGGATCTCTACCTCGAAAGACCGGTCGACGTGCAGCGGTACCATCGGGCACACGCGTGCCTCCAGCGCGCCGCGCTGGATATTCAAACCAGTAGACATCTGCTCCGGCAGGTAGCGAAGGAGTTTGCGGCATGA
- a CDS encoding succinate dehydrogenase/fumarate reductase iron-sulfur subunit has translation MGYDAKFRVWRGDLEGGELHDFTVAVNEGEVVLDIIHRLQATQAPDLAVRWNCKAGKCGSCSAEVNGRPRLLCMTRMSTFTEAEVITVTPMRTFPVIKDLVTDVSFNYQKAREIPSFTPPADLKPGDYRMKQVDVERSQEFRKCIECFLCQNTCHVVRDHEENKTSFAGPRFLMRIAELEMHPLDVGDRRDLAQDEQGLGLCNITKCCTEVCPEHIKITDNALIPMKERVADRKYDPLVWLGNKLFRR, from the coding sequence ATGGGTTACGACGCCAAATTCCGCGTATGGCGCGGCGATCTCGAGGGCGGCGAACTGCACGACTTCACCGTGGCGGTGAACGAGGGCGAGGTGGTGCTCGACATCATCCACCGGCTGCAGGCGACGCAGGCCCCCGATCTGGCCGTGCGCTGGAACTGCAAGGCGGGCAAGTGCGGATCGTGCTCGGCCGAGGTGAACGGGCGGCCGCGGCTGCTGTGCATGACCCGGATGTCCACCTTCACCGAGGCCGAGGTCATCACGGTGACCCCGATGCGCACCTTCCCGGTGATCAAGGATCTGGTCACCGACGTCTCGTTCAATTACCAGAAGGCGCGCGAGATTCCGTCGTTCACCCCGCCCGCGGATCTGAAGCCGGGCGACTACCGGATGAAGCAGGTGGACGTCGAGCGCTCGCAGGAGTTCCGCAAGTGCATCGAATGCTTCCTGTGCCAGAACACCTGCCACGTGGTGCGTGACCACGAGGAGAACAAGACGTCGTTCGCCGGGCCGCGGTTCCTGATGCGGATCGCCGAGCTGGAGATGCACCCGCTCGACGTCGGCGACCGGCGCGATTTGGCGCAGGACGAACAGGGTCTCGGCCTCTGCAATATCACCAAATGCTGTACCGAGGTCTGCCCGGAACATATCAAGATCACCGACAACGCGTTGATCCCGATGAAAGAGCGCGTGGCCGATCGGAAATACGATCCGCTGGTGTGGTTGGGCAACAAGCTGTTCCGCCGCTGA
- a CDS encoding alpha/beta fold hydrolase translates to MTISRCAADYDGHRVTVTATDGVPLSVRVFGGDTATVTVVFAHGHCLRTESWSFLRDHLLRRWADADTRMVFYDHRGHGESGEAHPSTYTIDQLGHDLDTVLRTVAPTGPVVLVGHSMGAMVVLAYARLFPETIGTRIVGVGLIAGAANGLTEVGLGRFLKRRAVHSLQVAVVRAPRVMQGSKRMSRRIFEPIMRAANSGTRRVNPRMVAVATAMLNETPLLTMSSFLASLMTFDETATLHRLGSIPALVLAGTADIVVPFAHSVVLASQLAGSQLVPLEGAGHSVIFERAEEVALSLAGLVDQVVGTLRGQGPEYAVAG, encoded by the coding sequence ATGACTATTTCGCGCTGCGCTGCCGACTACGACGGTCACCGTGTCACGGTGACGGCTACGGACGGTGTCCCGCTGTCGGTCCGCGTGTTCGGCGGCGATACCGCGACGGTGACCGTCGTGTTCGCGCACGGGCACTGCTTACGCACCGAATCCTGGTCTTTCCTGCGCGATCACCTGTTGCGCCGCTGGGCGGACGCCGACACCAGGATGGTGTTCTACGACCATCGCGGGCACGGCGAATCCGGCGAGGCGCACCCCTCGACCTACACGATCGACCAACTCGGGCACGACCTCGACACCGTGCTGCGCACCGTCGCACCGACCGGGCCGGTCGTGCTGGTCGGGCATTCGATGGGCGCGATGGTGGTGCTGGCCTATGCGCGGCTCTTCCCGGAAACGATCGGCACCCGCATCGTCGGCGTCGGCTTGATCGCCGGCGCCGCCAACGGCCTCACCGAGGTCGGTCTGGGCCGCTTCCTGAAACGACGCGCGGTGCACTCGCTGCAGGTGGCGGTGGTGCGCGCGCCCCGCGTGATGCAGGGCTCCAAGCGGATGTCGCGCCGGATCTTCGAGCCGATCATGCGCGCGGCGAATTCCGGTACCAGACGGGTCAATCCGCGCATGGTCGCGGTCGCGACCGCCATGCTGAACGAGACCCCGCTGCTGACCATGTCGAGCTTCCTCGCCTCGCTGATGACCTTCGACGAGACGGCGACCCTGCACCGGCTCGGCAGCATCCCCGCCCTGGTGCTCGCGGGCACCGCGGACATCGTGGTGCCGTTCGCGCACTCGGTGGTGCTCGCGTCACAGCTGGCGGGATCGCAGCTGGTGCCGCTGGAGGGCGCGGGACACAGCGTGATCTTCGAACGCGCCGAGGAGGTGGCGCTGTCTCTCGCCGGACTGGTCGACCAGGTCGTCGGCACCCTGCGCGGACAGGGCCCGGAGTACGCGGTCGCGGGCTGA
- a CDS encoding fumarate reductase/succinate dehydrogenase flavoprotein subunit, translating into MPEVERHKYDVVVIGAGGAGLRAVIEAREHGHSVAVVCKSLFGKAHTVMAEGGCAASMGNANEKDNWQTHFKDTMRGGKFLNNWRMAELHAQEAPDRVWELETYGALFDRTADGRISQRNFGGHTYPRLAHVGDRTGLEIIRTMQQKIVSLQQEDFAATGDYESRIKVFSECTITELLKDGDRISGAFGYWRESGRFILFETPAVVLATGGIGKSYKVTSNSWEYTGDGHALALRAGATLINMEFLQFHPTGMVWPPSVKGILVTEGVRGDGGVLKNTEGKRFMFDYIPPVFKGQYAETEEEADQWLRDNDSARRTPDLLPRDEVARAINEEVKAGRGTPHGGVFLDIASRMPAEEIVRRLPSMHHQFKELADVDITKEPMEVGPTCHYVMGGVEVDPDTGAATVPGLFAAGECSGGMHGSNRLGGNSLSDLLVFGRRAGLGAAAYVERLTERPAVSDADISAAAKVALAPFDPPAEGAGENPYTLHTDLQQTMNDLVGIIRKEHEVREALAKLDELRARFQQVTVEGHRQFNPGWHLALDLENMLLVSECVAKAALLRTESRGGHTRDDHPSMDADWRNKLLVCAVDQSTTGQAIPDVTVTPKDQVPMRPELLALFDLGELEKYYTPAELAGHPATAGNSTEREA; encoded by the coding sequence ATGCCAGAAGTGGAACGGCACAAGTACGACGTCGTCGTGATCGGAGCCGGTGGCGCCGGATTGCGCGCGGTGATCGAGGCCAGGGAACACGGCCATTCCGTCGCGGTGGTGTGCAAATCCTTGTTCGGCAAGGCGCACACCGTGATGGCCGAAGGCGGCTGCGCCGCGTCGATGGGTAATGCCAACGAGAAGGACAACTGGCAGACCCATTTCAAGGACACGATGCGCGGCGGCAAGTTCCTGAACAACTGGCGCATGGCCGAACTGCATGCCCAGGAGGCGCCCGACCGGGTGTGGGAGCTGGAAACCTATGGGGCACTGTTCGATCGGACCGCCGACGGCCGGATCAGCCAGCGCAACTTCGGTGGCCACACCTACCCGCGGCTCGCACACGTGGGCGACCGGACCGGCCTGGAGATCATCCGCACCATGCAGCAGAAGATCGTCTCGCTGCAGCAGGAGGACTTCGCGGCGACCGGCGACTACGAGTCGCGGATCAAGGTCTTCTCCGAGTGCACGATCACCGAACTGCTCAAGGACGGCGACCGCATCTCGGGCGCGTTCGGCTACTGGCGCGAATCCGGCCGTTTCATCCTGTTCGAAACGCCCGCAGTGGTTTTGGCGACCGGCGGCATCGGCAAGTCGTACAAGGTGACCTCGAACTCGTGGGAGTACACCGGTGACGGTCACGCGCTCGCGCTGCGCGCCGGCGCGACGCTGATCAACATGGAGTTCCTGCAGTTCCACCCGACCGGGATGGTCTGGCCGCCGAGCGTCAAGGGCATCCTGGTCACCGAGGGTGTGCGCGGCGACGGCGGGGTGCTCAAGAACACCGAAGGCAAGCGGTTCATGTTCGACTACATCCCGCCGGTCTTCAAGGGGCAGTACGCCGAGACCGAGGAAGAAGCCGATCAGTGGTTGCGCGACAACGATTCCGCGCGCCGCACGCCCGACCTGCTGCCCCGCGACGAGGTCGCGCGGGCGATCAACGAGGAGGTCAAGGCAGGCCGCGGTACCCCGCACGGCGGAGTGTTCCTCGATATCGCCTCGCGGATGCCCGCCGAGGAGATCGTGCGGCGACTGCCCTCCATGCACCACCAGTTCAAAGAGCTCGCCGACGTGGACATCACGAAGGAGCCGATGGAGGTCGGCCCGACCTGTCACTACGTGATGGGCGGCGTCGAGGTCGATCCCGATACCGGCGCGGCGACCGTGCCCGGATTGTTCGCGGCCGGTGAGTGTTCCGGCGGCATGCACGGCTCCAACCGGCTGGGCGGCAACTCGCTCTCGGATCTGCTGGTGTTCGGCCGCCGGGCCGGCCTGGGCGCGGCCGCGTACGTCGAACGGCTCACCGAACGTCCCGCGGTCTCGGATGCCGATATCAGCGCGGCCGCGAAAGTGGCGCTGGCACCGTTCGATCCGCCGGCCGAGGGCGCGGGCGAGAACCCGTACACCCTGCACACCGATCTGCAGCAGACGATGAACGACCTGGTCGGGATCATCCGCAAGGAACACGAGGTGCGCGAGGCGCTCGCCAAGCTCGACGAGCTGCGTGCCCGGTTCCAGCAGGTCACCGTCGAGGGTCACCGCCAGTTCAACCCGGGCTGGCACCTCGCGCTCGACCTGGAGAACATGCTGCTGGTCAGCGAGTGCGTGGCGAAGGCGGCGCTGCTGCGCACCGAGAGCCGCGGCGGGCACACCCGCGACGATCACCCGTCGATGGATGCCGACTGGCGCAACAAGCTGTTGGTATGCGCGGTGGATCAGAGCACGACGGGCCAGGCCATCCCCGACGTCACAGTGACGCCCAAGGACCAGGTTCCGATGCGGCCGGAGCTGCTCGCCCTTTTCGACCTCGGCGAGCTCGAAAAGTACTACACCCCGGCCGAACTCGCCGGGCACCCGGCGACAGCCGGGAATTCGACAGAGCGAGAGGCGTAG